A single Nitrosospira multiformis ATCC 25196 DNA region contains:
- a CDS encoding phosphoglycerate kinase gives MSVIRVTDLDLKGKRVFIRADLNVPVKDGKVTSDARISASMGTIDYCLKQGGKVMVTSHLGRPEEGVWSEENSLKPVADNISERLGKPARLIKDWVDGNFDVAEGELVILENCRFNKGEKKNADETAQKYAKLCDVFVMDAFGTAHRAEASTYGIAKYAPVACAGILLTEELDALTKALLNPARPMVAIVGGSKVSTKLTVLESLSEKVDQLVVGGGIANTFLKAAGQNVGKSLCEDDLVPIAKMLMEKMAKRNATIPIAVDVVVGKKFDASEPAVLKNADAVTDDDMIFDIGPKSARELSDIIMKAGTVVWNGPVGVFEFDQFGEGTKTIAMAIADTDAFTLAGGGDTIAAIQKYDIYDRVSYISTAGGAFLEFLEGKKLPAVEILEQRAAGSR, from the coding sequence CTGTCATTAGAGTCACCGACCTTGATCTGAAAGGCAAGCGCGTGTTCATCCGCGCCGACCTCAATGTGCCCGTGAAAGATGGCAAAGTTACCTCCGACGCACGCATCAGCGCCTCCATGGGTACCATCGACTACTGCCTGAAGCAAGGCGGCAAAGTAATGGTTACCTCCCATCTGGGACGACCGGAAGAGGGCGTATGGTCAGAAGAAAATTCGCTCAAACCGGTAGCCGACAATATTTCCGAACGTCTCGGCAAGCCGGCGCGCCTGATCAAGGATTGGGTGGACGGCAACTTCGACGTGGCCGAAGGCGAACTGGTCATCCTCGAAAATTGCCGCTTCAATAAGGGGGAAAAGAAAAATGCAGATGAAACGGCCCAGAAATATGCAAAGCTGTGCGATGTATTTGTGATGGATGCGTTTGGCACAGCGCATCGGGCCGAAGCATCGACCTATGGCATTGCCAAATACGCTCCTGTTGCCTGCGCGGGCATTCTGCTTACAGAAGAGCTGGACGCGCTGACCAAGGCGTTGTTGAATCCAGCCCGCCCCATGGTGGCGATCGTCGGAGGCTCGAAGGTCTCGACAAAATTGACCGTTCTGGAATCCCTGTCAGAAAAAGTGGATCAACTGGTGGTGGGGGGCGGCATCGCCAATACCTTCCTCAAAGCGGCGGGACAGAACGTTGGAAAATCCCTGTGCGAAGATGATCTGGTTCCCATCGCCAAAATGCTCATGGAAAAAATGGCAAAGCGGAATGCGACCATTCCAATTGCCGTTGACGTTGTCGTCGGGAAAAAATTCGACGCCAGTGAACCGGCGGTATTGAAGAATGCAGATGCGGTAACAGATGACGATATGATATTCGATATCGGCCCGAAGAGTGCCCGCGAGTTGTCGGACATCATCATGAAAGCCGGTACCGTAGTATGGAACGGCCCCGTCGGAGTGTTCGAGTTCGATCAATTCGGTGAAGGCACCAAAACCATTGCCATGGCTATCGCCGATACCGATGCCTTTACCCTGGCAGGGGGGGGAGATACCATTGCCGCTATCCAGAAATACGATATTTATGACAGGGTTTCTTACATTTCCACTGCGGGGGGAGCCTTTCTGGAATTTCTGGAAGGCAAGAAGTTACCTGCCGTGGAAATACTCGAACAGCGCGCAGCCGGCAGCAGATAG
- the fba gene encoding class II fructose-bisphosphate aldolase (catalyzes the reversible aldol condensation of dihydroxyacetonephosphate and glyceraldehyde 3-phosphate in the Calvin cycle, glycolysis, and/or gluconeogenesis), whose amino-acid sequence MALVSLRQLLDHAAENGYGLPAFNVNNLEQIHAIMQAADECDSPVIMQGSAGARKYAGEPFLRHLIAAAVEAYPHIPIVMHQDHGASPAVCVNAIRSGFSSVMMDGSLEADAKTPSSYEYNVEVTGKVVEMAHAVGVSVEGELGCLGSLESGMGEAEDGHGAEGKLSHDQLLTDPEQAADFVKQTGVDALAIAIGTSHGAYKFTRKPTGDILAIERIKEIHARIPNTHLVMHGSSSVPQDWLDIIREYGGEMKETYGVPVEEIQEGIKYGVRKVNIDTDIRLAMTGAIRRHLAKNKSEFDPRKYLKDATAAARDICKARFEAFGCAGQAAKIKPIALDNMAGKYAKGELKAVIK is encoded by the coding sequence ATGGCACTCGTATCATTGCGTCAACTTTTGGATCACGCGGCAGAAAATGGCTATGGCCTGCCTGCTTTCAACGTCAACAATCTGGAGCAGATTCACGCAATCATGCAGGCTGCGGATGAATGCGACAGCCCGGTGATCATGCAGGGCTCAGCAGGGGCGCGTAAATATGCCGGGGAACCCTTTCTGCGCCACCTTATTGCCGCAGCCGTAGAGGCCTATCCGCACATTCCCATCGTCATGCACCAGGATCATGGCGCTTCGCCCGCGGTTTGCGTCAATGCCATTCGCAGCGGCTTCTCCAGCGTCATGATGGATGGATCCCTTGAAGCGGACGCGAAGACGCCCTCTTCCTATGAATACAATGTTGAAGTCACAGGCAAGGTGGTGGAAATGGCCCATGCGGTGGGTGTTTCCGTCGAGGGTGAACTCGGGTGTCTCGGTTCTCTGGAATCCGGCATGGGTGAAGCGGAAGATGGCCATGGCGCCGAAGGCAAGCTGTCCCATGATCAACTGCTGACCGATCCGGAACAGGCGGCCGACTTCGTCAAGCAAACGGGTGTGGATGCATTGGCAATCGCCATCGGCACTTCTCATGGCGCCTACAAGTTTACGCGCAAGCCAACGGGAGATATTCTCGCCATCGAGCGCATAAAAGAAATTCATGCCCGCATTCCCAATACTCATCTGGTGATGCATGGCTCCAGCTCCGTGCCGCAGGATTGGCTCGACATCATCCGTGAATACGGTGGAGAGATGAAAGAAACCTATGGTGTTCCAGTCGAGGAAATCCAGGAAGGGATCAAATACGGCGTACGCAAGGTCAATATCGATACCGATATCCGATTGGCGATGACCGGTGCGATACGGCGTCATCTTGCCAAGAACAAGAGCGAATTCGACCCGCGTAAATATCTGAAGGACGCGACTGCCGCAGCCAGGGACATTTGCAAGGCGCGCTTTGAAGCGTTTGGGTGTGCGGGACAGGCGGCTAAAATCAAACCCATTGCTCTGGACAACATGGCGGGCAAATACGCGAAGGGGGAATTGAAAGCCGTCATCAAGTAA
- the pyk gene encoding pyruvate kinase, producing the protein MIRRTKIVATLGPASRDAKVLERMINAGVDVVRINFSHGTREEHIEGAELARSLARAAGHAVGVLADLQGPKIRIGKFENNKILLKTGDQFILDAECELGNQERVGLDYKELPNDVETGATLILDDGRIVLGVSEVKGSQVYCVVEQGGILSNNKGINRKGGGLSAPALTGKDVEDIRTAAALKADYLAVSFPRSGDDMRWARDVMREAGGKSLLMAKIERSEAILALDDILEASDAIMVARGDLAVEVGDAAVPALQKRMIRTARTKNKLVVTATQMMESMVSSPIPTRAEVSDVANAVLDGTDGVMLSAESATGQYPVEAVAAMARVCLEAEKEYLVSSENRRLQGGLPDNIEEAIARATMFTAGGLKIRAIAALTQSGRTVLLMSRRSSTVPIFALSPQEDTRRKMTLFRGVYPVKFGGGSNDPEIILNHAENELLRRGAVRNGDLMIMTIGEPVGKAGGTNTMKIVKVGEHRKQERKVES; encoded by the coding sequence ATGATTCGAAGAACAAAAATCGTAGCAACACTTGGTCCCGCATCCCGAGATGCAAAGGTGCTGGAGCGAATGATAAACGCCGGCGTTGATGTAGTACGCATCAACTTTTCCCATGGGACCAGGGAAGAGCATATCGAAGGCGCCGAGTTGGCGCGCTCCCTCGCACGTGCCGCTGGCCACGCAGTAGGTGTGCTGGCGGACTTGCAGGGACCCAAGATTCGAATCGGCAAATTTGAAAATAATAAAATTCTGCTGAAAACGGGCGATCAATTCATACTCGACGCCGAATGCGAGCTTGGAAACCAGGAACGGGTGGGCCTGGATTACAAGGAACTGCCCAATGATGTCGAGACCGGTGCAACACTGATCCTGGATGATGGACGCATCGTGCTCGGCGTTTCCGAAGTCAAGGGAAGCCAGGTTTATTGCGTGGTTGAGCAAGGTGGGATACTGTCCAACAACAAGGGAATCAACCGCAAAGGCGGCGGCCTGAGTGCTCCTGCCCTCACCGGCAAGGACGTGGAAGATATCCGAACGGCCGCAGCGCTTAAAGCCGACTATCTGGCGGTATCATTTCCCCGTTCTGGCGATGATATGCGCTGGGCACGCGATGTGATGCGCGAGGCGGGCGGAAAAAGCTTATTGATGGCGAAGATCGAACGATCGGAAGCCATCCTGGCGCTGGATGACATTCTGGAGGCTTCCGATGCGATCATGGTTGCGCGCGGAGACCTTGCGGTAGAGGTAGGCGATGCAGCGGTGCCGGCATTGCAAAAACGAATGATTCGCACTGCCCGAACCAAGAACAAGCTGGTGGTAACAGCTACCCAGATGATGGAGTCCATGGTCAGCAGTCCCATCCCTACCCGCGCGGAGGTATCGGATGTAGCAAATGCGGTATTGGATGGCACTGATGGGGTGATGCTGTCAGCGGAATCGGCCACCGGCCAATATCCCGTTGAAGCGGTTGCGGCGATGGCGAGGGTATGCCTGGAGGCGGAAAAGGAATACCTGGTAAGCAGCGAAAACCGACGGCTGCAGGGCGGCCTGCCCGACAATATCGAGGAAGCAATTGCCCGTGCGACCATGTTCACCGCAGGAGGATTGAAGATCAGGGCCATTGCGGCGCTTACACAAAGCGGCAGGACCGTGTTGCTGATGTCGCGCAGGAGTTCCACCGTACCCATATTCGCGCTGAGTCCCCAGGAAGATACACGGCGCAAGATGACGTTATTTCGGGGTGTGTACCCCGTCAAGTTCGGCGGAGGCTCGAACGACCCGGAGATCATCCTGAATCATGCCGAAAACGAGTTGCTCAGACGAGGCGCGGTACGCAACGGCGACCTAATGATCATGACCATCGGTGAACCGGTGGGCAAGGCAGGCGGCACCAATACGATGAAAATAGTGAAGGTCGGCGAGCACAGAAAACAGGAACGGAAGGTGGAATCCTGA
- a CDS encoding CYTH and CHAD domain-containing protein, translating into MPLEIELKLRLSPEDVGRLRGDPLLTSLTVSRPVSQKLFTAYYDTPDLYLQRHQMALRLRHIGRKWIQSIKGGGEAALGLHQRHEWESMVPTGRPDFSQITDPSLIRLFDGAESHGQLCVLFTTDFQRSKRVLRLVDGSEIEFSLDRGVIRTPADFTSEICEIELELKSGSAQSLYQFALDILHIVPFRLENTSKAERGYRLVTGFKPTPIRAAAVRLETEMKLGEAIKVIAWNCLDHLHGNEAGMLQHQDPEYLHQMRVALRRIRTARRVFARAFAATGFASATSDLKWLSRSLGGARDWDVFVSETLSEVRNYFHERPGIFALWEECEQIRQNHNEAACEAVGSTRYTEAMLRLGAWLNAEIRLLAPDSQQSELRKTGLEWPVKKFADSALSHGHEKLKKYYKRAEGQSSEAVHALRIAVKEQRYTAEFFSDLYRRKRVKRYIKSLTGLQETLGAVIDTTVTERLLNEVGVAEGRDENDGMCEARGIVLGWTVQRGLMKRSELDEIWGDFAKKEVFW; encoded by the coding sequence ATGCCGCTCGAAATCGAACTCAAATTAAGATTATCACCCGAGGACGTCGGCCGGCTTCGAGGTGATCCGTTACTGACATCGCTTACTGTCTCCCGCCCCGTTAGCCAGAAACTTTTCACTGCCTATTACGACACACCTGATCTGTATCTTCAGAGGCATCAGATGGCGCTCCGGTTGCGACATATCGGAAGAAAATGGATACAGTCCATCAAAGGAGGGGGGGAAGCTGCTCTTGGATTGCATCAGCGTCACGAATGGGAATCCATGGTGCCGACAGGGCGACCCGATTTCTCTCAAATAACCGATCCGTCTCTCATCCGCCTGTTCGACGGTGCCGAATCGCACGGTCAATTATGTGTTCTGTTTACGACCGACTTCCAGCGCAGCAAGCGCGTGTTGCGCCTGGTGGACGGAAGCGAGATCGAATTTTCGCTGGATCGGGGAGTGATCAGAACGCCGGCTGATTTTACCAGCGAGATTTGTGAAATCGAGCTCGAACTGAAGTCGGGAAGTGCGCAGTCGCTATACCAGTTCGCGCTGGATATATTGCACATCGTTCCTTTCAGATTGGAAAACACAAGCAAAGCCGAGCGGGGCTATAGACTCGTTACCGGCTTCAAACCCACGCCCATCAGGGCGGCAGCTGTTCGACTCGAAACGGAAATGAAATTGGGCGAAGCCATCAAGGTGATCGCTTGGAATTGCCTGGATCACTTGCATGGCAACGAGGCAGGCATGCTACAACACCAGGATCCGGAGTATCTGCACCAGATGCGCGTGGCATTACGCAGGATACGTACAGCCCGCCGTGTTTTTGCCCGGGCATTTGCTGCAACCGGGTTTGCTTCTGCCACCTCGGACTTGAAATGGCTATCGCGTTCCCTCGGGGGGGCGCGGGACTGGGACGTATTCGTATCGGAAACATTAAGCGAAGTGAGGAATTACTTTCATGAGCGCCCCGGTATTTTTGCCTTATGGGAAGAGTGCGAGCAGATACGGCAAAACCACAATGAGGCGGCATGTGAGGCGGTAGGATCTACCCGATACACGGAGGCAATGCTGAGGCTGGGGGCTTGGCTGAACGCTGAAATCCGGCTTCTGGCACCTGATTCGCAGCAGAGTGAATTGCGAAAGACTGGGTTGGAATGGCCGGTGAAGAAATTCGCAGACAGTGCGCTGTCGCATGGGCACGAAAAATTGAAAAAGTATTACAAAAGGGCGGAAGGGCAGAGTTCAGAGGCGGTACATGCCCTGCGCATTGCGGTGAAAGAACAGCGATATACCGCTGAATTTTTCTCAGACCTGTATCGCCGAAAAAGGGTGAAGCGCTACATCAAGTCTCTGACTGGGTTGCAGGAAACGCTGGGCGCGGTAATTGATACTACCGTGACCGAACGATTGCTGAATGAAGTCGGAGTTGCTGAAGGCAGGGACGAGAATGACGGCATGTGCGAGGCAAGGGGTATTGTCCTCGGTTGGACCGTCCAGCGTGGACTGATGAAAAGAAGTGAGCTTGATGAGATATGGGGGGATTTCGCGAAAAAGGAAGTGTTCTGGTAG
- the ppk1 gene encoding polyphosphate kinase 1 has translation MTDSRASGQFLNREVGQIEFNRRVLAQAENEETPLLERLKFLCIVSSNLDEFFEVRVAGIKEQIKLDTRGFDPAGMLPHQIFKLVSEQAHALVARQYALLNQQILPGLANEGIHFLRRATWNDAQRTWIKSYFFREMMPVLTPIGLDISHPFPRVLNKSLNFAVELEGKDAFGRNSGVAIVQAPRVLPRLIQLPPEISSSTYNFVFLSSILHAHVGELFAGMNVLGCYQFRATRNSDLFVDEEEVKNLRIALQGELPQRHFGNAVRLEVADNCPPHMSAFLLEQLGLAQEDFYQVEGPVNLARMMHVFERIDRPDLRYLSFIPGLPLTLQKKKASDIFQLIRKNDILLHHPYQSFQPVIHFLQQAATDPDVVAIKQTVYRTGADSQVMTALIAAASSGKEVTVVVELLARFDEEANINWASRLENVGAHVVYGVVGHKTHAKMAMIVRREEGSLRRYVHVGTGNYHASTARLYTDFGLFSCQEDFCADVNEVFTQLTGLGKAGKLKYLWQSPFSFHSQMIASIENEAQNAKAGKPARIIAKMNALLEPGVIKALYAASEAGVKIDLIVRGVCALRPGIKGLSENIRVRSIIGRFLEHSRIFYFRNGGAYDIYLSSADWMDRNFFRRIEICFPVLEPKLKKRVLEEGLYVFLKDNCQAWEMDSEGRYHLRQSGQRKKQSAQETLLMELAAAQ, from the coding sequence ATGACCGATTCCAGAGCTTCCGGTCAATTCCTCAATCGAGAGGTTGGCCAGATTGAATTCAACCGAAGGGTGCTTGCCCAAGCGGAAAATGAGGAAACCCCCCTTCTTGAGCGCCTGAAGTTTCTTTGCATTGTCAGCAGTAACCTGGACGAGTTCTTCGAGGTTCGTGTCGCGGGGATCAAGGAGCAGATCAAACTCGATACACGCGGTTTTGATCCAGCTGGCATGCTACCGCATCAGATATTCAAATTGGTGAGCGAGCAGGCGCATGCGCTGGTGGCGCGGCAGTACGCGTTGCTGAACCAGCAGATTTTGCCCGGCCTTGCCAATGAGGGAATCCATTTTCTGCGGCGCGCGACCTGGAATGACGCACAGCGCACGTGGATCAAGTCTTACTTCTTTCGCGAAATGATGCCGGTGCTGACTCCCATCGGTCTTGACATTTCACACCCCTTTCCTCGAGTGCTTAACAAGAGTCTGAATTTTGCAGTAGAACTCGAGGGCAAGGACGCCTTCGGGCGTAATTCCGGAGTTGCCATCGTGCAGGCCCCGCGCGTGCTGCCCAGGCTGATTCAGTTGCCGCCTGAAATCAGCAGCAGCACTTATAATTTCGTGTTTCTCTCTTCCATCCTGCATGCACACGTAGGGGAATTATTCGCCGGGATGAATGTGCTCGGCTGCTATCAATTCCGCGCCACGCGCAATAGCGATCTGTTCGTGGATGAGGAAGAGGTCAAGAATCTGCGCATTGCGCTACAGGGTGAACTGCCGCAGCGCCATTTCGGCAACGCGGTGAGACTGGAAGTGGCGGACAACTGTCCCCCGCATATGTCGGCCTTTCTGCTGGAGCAGCTCGGCCTTGCCCAGGAGGATTTCTATCAGGTAGAGGGGCCCGTAAACCTGGCGCGGATGATGCACGTCTTCGAACGTATAGACCGGCCTGATCTGCGATATCTGTCTTTCATCCCGGGTTTGCCGCTGACGCTGCAAAAGAAAAAAGCGTCCGACATTTTTCAGTTGATTCGCAAGAACGATATCCTGTTACACCATCCCTATCAGTCGTTTCAGCCGGTGATTCATTTTCTCCAGCAGGCTGCAACCGATCCCGATGTGGTCGCCATCAAGCAGACCGTATATCGTACCGGTGCCGATTCCCAGGTCATGACCGCCCTTATCGCCGCTGCGAGCAGCGGAAAAGAGGTCACCGTGGTGGTGGAGCTGCTGGCCCGGTTTGATGAAGAGGCCAATATCAACTGGGCCAGCCGGCTGGAGAATGTGGGGGCGCATGTGGTGTATGGAGTGGTAGGCCATAAGACACATGCAAAGATGGCAATGATAGTGCGGCGTGAGGAGGGCAGCCTTCGGCGTTACGTGCATGTCGGCACCGGCAATTATCATGCCAGCACCGCCCGGCTTTATACCGATTTCGGCTTGTTCAGCTGCCAGGAGGATTTCTGCGCCGATGTGAACGAGGTTTTCACGCAGCTTACGGGACTGGGCAAGGCGGGAAAACTCAAATATCTCTGGCAATCTCCCTTCAGTTTCCATAGCCAGATGATCGCCTCCATTGAGAACGAAGCCCAGAATGCGAAAGCAGGAAAGCCTGCCCGAATTATCGCAAAGATGAACGCATTGCTGGAACCGGGGGTTATCAAGGCCCTCTATGCCGCTTCCGAGGCAGGCGTAAAGATCGATCTCATTGTTCGCGGGGTTTGCGCCCTGCGGCCCGGCATCAAAGGGCTCTCGGAGAACATTCGGGTACGCTCCATTATCGGCCGCTTTCTCGAGCACAGCCGGATTTTCTATTTTCGCAATGGCGGTGCTTACGATATCTACCTTTCCAGCGCCGACTGGATGGATCGAAACTTTTTTCGAAGGATCGAGATCTGCTTTCCGGTTCTGGAGCCAAAGCTGAAAAAGCGCGTGCTCGAGGAAGGTCTGTATGTATTTCTGAAGGACAATTGCCAAGCCTGGGAAATGGACAGCGAGGGTCGTTATCATCTGAGGCAGTCCGGTCAGCGCAAGAAGCAAAGTGCTCAGGAGACGCTGCTGATGGAACTGGCCGCCGCGCAATAG